TTTTTGTTCCCATTTATCCGGGAAAAAATAAAAATAAAATCAAGAATAAAACCGGGTAGTGTAGAATAATAAGAAGTAAAGCAAGACATCTTGTTCCCTCATACGTTCCATAGCGCGGCAAACCAGCTTCCGTACCGCTTGGGAACTCATATTTAACAAACAAGCGATTTCTTCATACTCAAGTTCTTGGATAAAACGAAGATAAATGGCTTCCCGTTGCCGGGCGGTAAGGCAGCTTAATAGGGATTCGACTCTTTGCTGAATAATCAGGCAATCTTCTTCCTGTATCAGCTCGTCCAGAATGGTTGCTTTAATAGAAAAAGAAAAGTCACAACCGGTAATTTCACAAGTATCGACCGAGGATTTACGTAAATCGAGCAAACGGTTTTTAAGCATACGGAACAAATAATATTTCAAATTGGCTACATTTTTCAAAACGTTCCGGTTAAAGTAAAGTTTATAAAATACATCCTGAATGGCATCTTTTAGCAGTTCCCGCTCTACACCCAGCCCCATGCCATACGCAAAAAGAACATCTACATATTTGTTATAAATAGTAGAATAAACAGAATTGTTACCCGCTAAAAATAAATTTAGCAATTCTTTATCCTGTAAGTCTTCATTCCGCCCGCAGTATGTACTGTATTCATTCATCTCCAATAACTTACTTTATTATCCGGCAACGATTTTCATTTTTTTAATCCGTAAAAGGCATAGGAATAAAATCGTTTTCCTGATTGATATGATAGATTTAAGTTTTTTCTCTTCCTTCTTCATCGATTACCGGAAAAGAGGTAATTCGCAAATATAAGGATTTATTATAATATCCCGATTCATTAGAATACGTAAAATATTTTAATGTCCTAACAACATGTTTTGGAGTATATAAACACCTGCTCCGGCTAAATATCCTAGTAAGGCCATAAAAGAGAATTTCTTTAAATACCAAATAAAATTAATCCGTTCCAAACCCATTACTACCACGCCTGCTGCGGAACCGATAATTAGCATACTACCCCCTACTCCGGCACAATAAGCAAGGAATTGCCAAAACACACCATCTTGCACGAAGTTTGCCATATAAGCCGGGTCAGCCGCAGCCGTTATGATCGCTTGATTAGCAATAGGGTACATTCCCATAGCACCGGCAACCAAAGGGACATTATCTACTACAGCCGATAAAGTTCCGATAATTAGGTTTACTGCATATACATTTCCTACATGCAGATCCAGGAAACGAGAAAAGCCACTTAATATTCCGGCACTTTGTAATGCATCTACCGCTAATAAAATTCCAAGAAAGAAAAGTAAGGTTGCTCCGTCGATCCGATGGACAACTTTTGCCAAGGGTTGCTTTATCTTTTCATTCAACCGATGAAGACGTTGATACATAATTTCGGTATATACCCATAAAAAACCGACTCCCATCAATATCCCCATAAATGGAGGCAGGTGGGTAACCGTTTTAAATACAGGTACTAACAAAAGGCAGGCCAAACCTAAAATTAATATACTTAACCTGTTTTTCTTCTGAAGGCTTCTAGCCAACAAATTATCCTCTTGTCCTTCAACATTCCGGGGAGGCGTAATTTCCCCCCGTAACATGCGTTGTGCTATCAGTACCGGAATAAAACAGGATACTAGACACGGCAAAATCAAATGGGGAATCGTAGCAGACGTAGAAATGTTTCCTCGTACCCAAAGCATAATGGTAGTTACATCGCCTATAGGTGACCAAGCTCCTCCGCTATTGGCTGCAATTATAATGACACTCCCGTATATCCAACGTTCTTTATAATCGTCTACTAATTTACGAAGCAACATTACCATAACAATAGAGGTGGTCAAGTTATCCAATACGGAAGACATGAAAAAGGTAATCAGGGCAATTACCCATAATAGTTTCCGTTTTTTCTTAGTGGTGATTTTGTCTGTAATAATAGAAAAGCCTCCATGCGTATCTATCAACTCTACTGTAATCATAGCACCTACTAAAAAAAGTAAAGTCTCGCAAATGGATCCTATACTTTCCAGCACCTGATAGTCTACTACAAAATGGGTAATCTGTTGCACAAGCGGTAAGTCTTTCCATTGAGCATTTCCCTCAAGAAACAGTGTAAAATCTTCGGACGAAACAACAGGTACTAGCGTAGGTGCAGCATACGTATAAATTACCCATAATACGGTTCCGGTAAGCAAGGCTGTCCCTGCTTTATTAATTCTTAACGGATGCTCCAAAGCAATAACCAGATATCCTAATATAAAAATAATGATGATTACCCATTCCATCTTTCTGATACTTTAATTTATTCTATGACGATAGAAAGTTAAACTCCTTATGTTTTCCTATTTAGAAGGAATACACAAAAACTATTTATACAACAATAGAGGCAATCTATATGTTGTTTCTTTTCATTTTGACACATTCCCAAGTGAAGAGGAGAAATTTAAACTGGCACCCGGGTTATAATACCGGAAGTTTTATGTAATTCTGGAAGAGTTTTCTTATTGCTCTATTATAAAAATCTCAGAAGGAATTTTCAATTTTGAAATAACGAATTGGCAACCATGCTTGTTGCTGCGTGCTACTTACAATTAACTCTCTATGGAGACAAAGGTAATGCTTTGGTTTTAGCTACAACTGAAGCTCCCATACAAACATTTAAAGTTCAGACATAAAAAGTAGATTTTAGCAATTTTCTTTCTCAATACCAGTACTCTTTATTACTTTTGTAATTTCTGATAATAACTTCTTATCAGAAATTACATTAATTGGAATATGAAACCCGAAGAAAAGGCACGAATAAAAATAGACCAAATGTTTATTGACGCAGGTTGGATTGTTGTTGACCGTGACCATTATGCGCCCAATATTACGGCAGTGGCAATTAAGGAAGGTTTGCTCAAAGGAAACTTGGAAGCTGATTATTTCCTGTTTGTCAATGGAAAGGCTGTTGGCATATTGGAGGCTAAACGAAAAGATGCCGATGTGTCCGACGACAAAGTTTGCGAGCAGGCTACACTATATGCTCGCAGCGTGCCTAATTGTTACCAAGCCTATATGAATCCACTTCCTTTGATATATCAGTCAAATGGGAATGTCGTGTTGTTCAGAGATTATCGTGATACAAATTCTACTTACCTGGAGTTGAACCGCATACACACCCCTAAAGAGATTGTAAAAATACTGGGTATCAAAGATTTCTATGCAGGTCTTCCGGTATTACGTAAAAAGGGATTGCGCAATTGCCAATATAGAGCTATCATGGAATTGGAGAAAAGTTTCCGCTTAGGACAGAACAAAGCTTTAATAATTTTAGCTACCGGTGCCGGAAAGACCTATACAGCTTGTCTTGTGTCCTATCGTTTTCTCGCCTATTATAATCCGATGAAGCGGATGCGAATATTGTTCTTAGT
The genomic region above belongs to Parabacteroides pacaensis and contains:
- a CDS encoding RNA polymerase sigma factor, which codes for MNEYSTYCGRNEDLQDKELLNLFLAGNNSVYSTIYNKYVDVLFAYGMGLGVERELLKDAIQDVFYKLYFNRNVLKNVANLKYYLFRMLKNRLLDLRKSSVDTCEITGCDFSFSIKATILDELIQEEDCLIIQQRVESLLSCLTARQREAIYLRFIQELEYEEIACLLNMSSQAVRKLVCRAMERMREQDVLLYFLLFYTTRFYS
- the nhaD gene encoding sodium:proton antiporter NhaD, which translates into the protein MEWVIIIIFILGYLVIALEHPLRINKAGTALLTGTVLWVIYTYAAPTLVPVVSSEDFTLFLEGNAQWKDLPLVQQITHFVVDYQVLESIGSICETLLFLVGAMITVELIDTHGGFSIITDKITTKKKRKLLWVIALITFFMSSVLDNLTTSIVMVMLLRKLVDDYKERWIYGSVIIIAANSGGAWSPIGDVTTIMLWVRGNISTSATIPHLILPCLVSCFIPVLIAQRMLRGEITPPRNVEGQEDNLLARSLQKKNRLSILILGLACLLLVPVFKTVTHLPPFMGILMGVGFLWVYTEIMYQRLHRLNEKIKQPLAKVVHRIDGATLLFFLGILLAVDALQSAGILSGFSRFLDLHVGNVYAVNLIIGTLSAVVDNVPLVAGAMGMYPIANQAIITAAADPAYMANFVQDGVFWQFLAYCAGVGGSMLIIGSAAGVVVMGLERINFIWYLKKFSFMALLGYLAGAGVYILQNMLLGH